A window of Microbacterium hominis genomic DNA:
CGGCGCTGCCCGACCGTGTCGGCGACCTCCCCGTGCTCGGCATCGGCGACGACACGCTCGGCCCCACAGGCTTCGAGCCGATCGGCACGTTCGTCGTCGCCGGCCCCCCGCAGAGCGGCAAGACGACGGCGGTGCGCGCGATCGTGGCCGCCCTCGAGCGCTTCGACCCCGACGTGGAGCTGTTCCACATCGGCGGGCGGCGTGCGGCCCTGCGCGAGTTCCGCCCCTGGCGACGGGCGGTGTCGGGCGTCGAGGACGTGCGCGCGCTCGCGAAGGAGCTCAAGGAGATCGTCGCCGACGAGTCGATCGCCTCGCGCCTCGCCATCGTGGTCGAGAACATCGCCGAGTTCGGCGACACCGACGCCGAGCGTCCCCTCAAGGAGCTGTTCCAGGCGATCAACCGCAGCGATCACTTCCTGGTGGCCGACGGAGACGTCGCCCAGCTCACCAGCGGCTACGGTCTCATCGGCGAGCTCAAGGCCGGACGTCACGGCATCGCGCTGCGGCCCGACAGCTACGACGGCGACTCGCTGTTCAAGGTGCCGTTCCCCAAGGTGCAGCGCCACGAGTTCCCGTCCGGCCGCGGGCTGTTCGTCGAGAACGGCCGCTCCATCACCGTGCAGATGCCCCTGGTCGTCGAGGAGTTCGCCGGCGCCCGCCCCTGAAACGCCCGGAAGCGGGCAGGATGGGAGCCATGGCGACCATCCCCACGGTGACACTCAACGACGGCACGGACTTCCCCGAGCTCGGACTCGGCACCTACAACCTGCGCGGGCAGGAAGGGGTGGATGCCGTCGTGGCGGCGGTCGGAGCCGGGTACCGGCTCCTCGACACGGCGGTGAACTACGAGAACGAGCGCGAGATCGGCGAGGCGGTGCGGCACGCGCCCGTCGACCGCGACCAGCTCCTGGTCACCTCCAAGATCCCGGGGCGCCACCACGGCTACGACGAGGCGATCGACAGCATCCGCGGCTCGCTGGGCCTGCTCGGCCTCGACCGCATCGACCTGCAGCTGATCCACTGGCCGAACCCCAGCGTCGGCCGGTACGTCGACACCTGGCGGGGCATGATCGCGGCGCGCGACGAGGGGCTGGTCACCTCGATCGGCGTCTCCAACTTCACCGAGGCCATGCTCGACGAGCTCATCGACGCCACCGGCGTGACGCCGGCCGTCAACCAGGTGGAGCTGCACCCGTACTTCCCGCAGACGGCGCTGCGCGCCTTCCACGCCGAGCGCGGCATCCGCACCGAGAGCTGGAGCCCGCTCGCGCGGCGCTCCGAGCTGCTCACGGAGCAGCTCGTGCAGGAGCTCGCCGCCGTGTACGACGTGACGCCGACCCAGCTCGTGCTGCGCTGGCATGTCGAGCTCGGCAGCACGCCGATCCCGAAGTCCGCCGACCCCGACCGCCAGCGCGAGAACGCCGACGTCTTCGGCTTCTCCCTCGCCGCTGATCACGTCGCCGCGCTGTCCGGGCTCGAGCGCGGACGGCTCTGGGACGGCGACCCGAACACGCACGAGGAGATGTGACCGGCGGGCCGGACGGGTCTCCGGGGTGGCGCGCCGGCCTCACGGCGCCGCTACGGCGGCGGGCGTCGCGCTGAGCCATTGCGCGAACGTCTGGTGTCCGCGCTGGGCGTCCGGGCCGGGGAGGATCGTCCCATCGCGCAGGGCTCTGCCCTGGCGGCCGGGAAGCGGCACCGACGGCACCCAGCCGCGGTAGCCGATGCTCGCGGCATAGCGGCGCACCATGTCGTCGAGCCGCTCCTCGCGCGGCCCGGCGAGGTCGGTCGCGCGCCCCTGCGGGCGCCCGGCCGCGATCGACACCAGGTGCGCGCCGACCTCGGCCGCCGCGATCGGCTGCACGCGGCCCTTCGGCGCGAGGTGCAGCGGTCCGAGCCGACCGCGGTCGAACAGCTGCGCGGAGAATTCGTGGAACTGCGTCGCGCGCAGGATCGTGGCCGGCACGGCGCCCGCCTCGACCACGCGCTCCTGCGCAAGCTTGCCCGCGTAGTAGTCGTACGGCGCGCGATCCACCCCCACGATCGACAGCAGCACGAGGTGGGCGACACGACGCCGCGCGGCTGCGGCCAGAAGCGTGCCGGTCGCGGTCTCGAAGAAGCGCGTCGCGACGTCGGCTTTCAGCGTCGTGATGTTGGAGAGGTCGATGACGGCGTCGACACCTTCCAGGGCGGCATCCACCCCCTCTCCGGTGAGCAGGTCGACGCCGCGGGACCGGGCCAGCACGACGGGGGTGTGTCCGGCGGCGCGGACCGCCTCGACGGTCGGGCGCCCGACGACGCCGGTGCCGCCGGCGACGGCGATGGTCAGGGGGTGCGGTTCTCGCTCATACCCTTTCGACGACGCAGACGACGAGAATGTGAGGCGCGCGGCTCACATTCCGTGCCGGCGCATCGTCGGATCGTCGAAGGGAGGTCGGTCATGGACGACACCGCTGCTCTCGCGCGGGAGCGACCGGCCCTGGTGGGCGTGGCGTACCGGCTCATGGGCACCGTCGCCGACGCGGAAGACGCCGTGCAGGAGGCCTATATGCGCTGGTACCGCCTCGGTGCGGCCGAGCGTGCCGCCATCGCCTCGCCGGGTGCCTGGCTGACCCGGGTCGTGAGCCGCGTGTGCCTGGACATGCTGGGCTCAGCGCGCGCGCGGCGCGAGCGCTACGTGGGCGAATGGCTGCCCGAGCCCGTGCCGGGGGACTCGCCCCTGGCGATGTCGCCGTCAGCGGACCCCCTCGAGCGGGTCACGCTCGACGAATCGGTCTCGACCGCGCTGCTGGTGGTGCTCGAGGCGCTCACCCCCGCGGAGCGCGTCGCGTTCGTGCTGCACGATGTGTTCGGGATGCCGTTCGCCGAAGTCGCCGAGACGGTGGGACGATCGCCGGATGCCGTGCGGCAGCTGGCATCCCAGGCCCGCCGTCACGTGCGCGCCCGCCGCTCGCGCCCGGCGGCGCGCGAGGAGCACGATGCGGTGGCCCGTGCATTCGCGGCGGCCGTCGCCACCGGCGACCTCGCCGCGCTCGCGGGCGTGCTCGACCCTGCCGTCGTCGCGCACGCGGACGGCGGCGGCGTGGTCTCCGCCGCCCGGCGGCCCGTGGTCGGCGCCGACCGGGTCGCGCGCTTCCTGCTGGGGCTGCCGCGCCTGCAGCCCGACGCGGTCGTGTCTCCGACGGTCACGGCGGACGGGCTCGCATTCCTCGTCACCGTTGCCGGCCGGGCCGACGCGGTGATCTCGCTCGCGGTCTCGATGGGTCGCATCACCGATGTCTACATCGTGCGCAACCCCGCCAAGCTCACGCTGTGGGGCCATTAGCGTGGGAGTCATGCCCACGACGCCGTTCCACTCGCTCGATGACTACATCTCCCTCCCGCGCGTGGAGGCGCTCGCTCTGTCACCCGACGGCAGCCGCGCCGTGCTCACGGTCGCCGTGCTGAAGAAGGATGCCACCGGCTACGAGCGTTCGCTGTGGGAGGTGCCCGCCACCGGAGGCGGAACCCCGCGGCGCCTCACCCGCTCGGCCAAGGGGGAGAGCGGTGCGGCCTTCACGCCGGACGGCGACGTGCTGTTCGTCTCGGCGCGACCCGACGGCGACGCCGACGAGTCGGCGGCCCAGCTGTGGCTGCTGCCGGCCGCCGGCGGTGAAGCGCGCCCGGTGACCGCGCTCGCCGGGGGCGTCGAGTCCGTCACCGCCGTCGCCGACGCGGCCGCGACCGTCGTCGTGCAGGCCGCCCTCCTCCCCGGGGCCGACTCCCTCGAGGCGGAGGGTGCGCTGCGTGCCCGGCGCAAGGAGAAGAAGGTCGCCGCGATCCTCCACGAGGCCTACCCGGTGCGCTATTGGGACCACGACCTCGGCCCCGCCGAGCCGCACCAGCTCGCCATCGATCTCGGCGCCCTCGACGACAGCATCGCCGCCGTGGTCGCCGAGGAGGCGGCCGAGGAGGAGGCTGCGGCCGCGGTGGATGCCGCGGGCGCGGCATCCACCGACCCGAAGCCCTACCCGGCGGCGCTGCCCCGCCCCCGCGACCTCACGCCGCGGCCGGGCCGGTCGGCCGACGTGCAGGGGGCCGCCCTCACGCCCGACGGCCGCACGCTGATCGTGGCGATGCAGCGGCCAGAGGCGCGGGGCGCCCGCTCGGTCATCGTCGCGATCGACGTCGAGACCGGTGCGCACACGACGCTGTTCGACGAGGAGGGCGTGCACTACGAGGCCCCCGTCCTCAGCCACGATGGCGCCATGCTCGCGTACGTGCGGCAGGTCAAGGCGACACCCGCGGGGCCCACCGACATCGAAGTGTGGGTCGCGGGTGTCGACGGCTCCGGGCCCCGCCGCCTCGCGCCCACGTGGGACCGATGGGCGACGAGCCTCGCCTTCGCCGCCGATGACGCTGCGCTCATCGCCACCGCCGACCACGACGGGCGCGGTCCGGTGTTCCGTCTGCCGCTCGACGGCGGACCGGCCGAGAAGCTCACCGACGACGACTACACGTACTCCCACGTGCAGGTCGACCGCGCCGGTGGCGTCCTCGTCGCCCTGCGCTCGTCCTGGACGGTGCCGCCGCACCCGGTGCGCATCGCACGCGACGGCTCCGTGACGCCGCTGGCCACGCCCGCCGCGACCCCCGCCGCGCCCGGCACGATCACCGAGGTCGAGACGGTCGCCGCCGACGGCGCGCGCGTGCGCGGCTGGCTGCTGCTGCCCGAGGGGGCGTCCGCGGCAGAGCCCGCCCCGCTGCTCCTGTGGATCCACGGCGGGCCGCTCAACAGCTGGAACGCCTGGAGCTGGCGCTGGGCGCCGCTGCTGGCGGTCGCCCAGGGTTACGCGGTGCTGCTGCCCGACCCCGCGCTGTCGACCGGCTACGGGCTGGAGTTCATCGCGCGCGGATGGAACGCGTGGGGCGGCGCGCCCTACACCGACCTCATGGCGATCACCGACGCGGTCGTCGCCCGCGACGACATCGACGCGGACCGCACGGCCGCCATGGGCGGGTCGTTCGGCGGCTACATGGCCAACTGGGTCGCCGGGCACACGGACCGGTTCGACGCCATCGTCACCCACGCGTCGCTGTGGGCACTCGACCAGTTCGCCGGCACCACCGACCTGTCGGTGTACTGGCAGGAGATCTTCTCGCCGGAGGCGATGATCGAGAACTCGCCGCACCGGTTCGCCGCCGACATCCGCACGCCGCTGCTGGTCGTCCACGGCGACAAGGACTACCGGGTGCCGATCGGCGAGGGGCTGCGCCTGTGGTCGGATCTGGCCGAGCACCACGCCGACGACGCCGGGCGCATGCCGCACCGCTTCCTGTACTTCCCCGATGAGAACCACTGGGTGCTCTCGCCGCAGCACGCCATCGTCTGGTACCAGACGGTGTTCGCGTTCCTCGCGCAGCACGTGCGCGGGGGCGAGTGGCAACGGCCGGAGCTGCTCGGGTGACGCGGGGTGGCGCGGCCGTGGGGTCCACGCCCCTAGCCCGCGCGTCGCTCACCCGTCGAGGTGCCGGATCTCGCAGTCGCTGCCCGGCGACAGGATCGCCTCGTGCCCGTCGTCGTACCTGACGACCAGCAGCGGACTGTCGTCGTGGCCGCGGACCTCGATCACCTCACCGGTGCGCTCAGCGGCCCCCACGGTGCGCCCGTGGATGACCACGCGATCGCCGACGCTGGCTCGCATGCGGATCACCTCCGCTGCTCACGATACGACCTCGCCGCAGTCGCGGCTACGGGTGGTCTGCGCACGTTCGGCGCCCGGCCGGAGGCTACAGGCGCGCCCCGTCGTCGTCGGGGTTGTCGAGCCCGACGCTCTTTCCGCGCCACGACTCGTACGCCATCAGCCAGCCGATCGATACGGCGAAGGCGAGGATGAGGCCCAGCCACAGGTTTCCCCAGATCAGTCCGAAGACGATCCCGAGCGTGAACAGCAGGGCGGTGCCGAAGGCCCAGCCGGTGTGGCCGCGCGTCCAGCCGCGTCGCGTCGAACTCATGCGGCCAGCCTACGGTGCGCCGCCCGGGACCCGGGCGGCGCACCGGGCACGGCTCGCCGTGTCAGGCCCGCGGCGCGGCAGCGTTGACGGCGACCATCCAGTCGATGCCGAACCTGTCGGTCAGCATCCCGAACTTGCCGCCCCACGGCGGCGTGTCGAAGGGCATCGCGACGGTGCCGCCGTCGGCCAGCGCGTTCCAGAAACCGGTCAGCTGCTCCTCGTCGTCGCCGCTGACCGAGACGGAGATGCCGGCCGGCTTCGCGTAGGGCATCGACGACGGAGTGTCGGCGCCCATGATCACGAACCCGTCCGGCGTGGTGAGCTGGGCGTGCATCACGAGGGTCTTCTCGGCGGGGTCG
This region includes:
- the sigJ gene encoding RNA polymerase sigma factor SigJ is translated as MDDTAALARERPALVGVAYRLMGTVADAEDAVQEAYMRWYRLGAAERAAIASPGAWLTRVVSRVCLDMLGSARARRERYVGEWLPEPVPGDSPLAMSPSADPLERVTLDESVSTALLVVLEALTPAERVAFVLHDVFGMPFAEVAETVGRSPDAVRQLASQARRHVRARRSRPAAREEHDAVARAFAAAVATGDLAALAGVLDPAVVAHADGGGVVSAARRPVVGADRVARFLLGLPRLQPDAVVSPTVTADGLAFLVTVAGRADAVISLAVSMGRITDVYIVRNPAKLTLWGH
- a CDS encoding DUF1918 domain-containing protein, with amino-acid sequence MRASVGDRVVIHGRTVGAAERTGEVIEVRGHDDSPLLVVRYDDGHEAILSPGSDCEIRHLDG
- a CDS encoding VOC family protein, which codes for MPSLNPYLSFRTEARDAMTFYQSVFGGDLEIDTFEGFEGMVDDPAEKTLVMHAQLTTPDGFVIMGADTPSSMPYAKPAGISVSVSGDDEEQLTGFWNALADGGTVAMPFDTPPWGGKFGMLTDRFGIDWMVAVNAAAPRA
- a CDS encoding SDR family oxidoreductase, with the protein product MTIAVAGGTGVVGRPTVEAVRAAGHTPVVLARSRGVDLLTGEGVDAALEGVDAVIDLSNITTLKADVATRFFETATGTLLAAAARRRVAHLVLLSIVGVDRAPYDYYAGKLAQERVVEAGAVPATILRATQFHEFSAQLFDRGRLGPLHLAPKGRVQPIAAAEVGAHLVSIAAGRPQGRATDLAGPREERLDDMVRRYAASIGYRGWVPSVPLPGRQGRALRDGTILPGPDAQRGHQTFAQWLSATPAAVAAP
- a CDS encoding S9 family peptidase, whose translation is MPTTPFHSLDDYISLPRVEALALSPDGSRAVLTVAVLKKDATGYERSLWEVPATGGGTPRRLTRSAKGESGAAFTPDGDVLFVSARPDGDADESAAQLWLLPAAGGEARPVTALAGGVESVTAVADAAATVVVQAALLPGADSLEAEGALRARRKEKKVAAILHEAYPVRYWDHDLGPAEPHQLAIDLGALDDSIAAVVAEEAAEEEAAAAVDAAGAASTDPKPYPAALPRPRDLTPRPGRSADVQGAALTPDGRTLIVAMQRPEARGARSVIVAIDVETGAHTTLFDEEGVHYEAPVLSHDGAMLAYVRQVKATPAGPTDIEVWVAGVDGSGPRRLAPTWDRWATSLAFAADDAALIATADHDGRGPVFRLPLDGGPAEKLTDDDYTYSHVQVDRAGGVLVALRSSWTVPPHPVRIARDGSVTPLATPAATPAAPGTITEVETVAADGARVRGWLLLPEGASAAEPAPLLLWIHGGPLNSWNAWSWRWAPLLAVAQGYAVLLPDPALSTGYGLEFIARGWNAWGGAPYTDLMAITDAVVARDDIDADRTAAMGGSFGGYMANWVAGHTDRFDAIVTHASLWALDQFAGTTDLSVYWQEIFSPEAMIENSPHRFAADIRTPLLVVHGDKDYRVPIGEGLRLWSDLAEHHADDAGRMPHRFLYFPDENHWVLSPQHAIVWYQTVFAFLAQHVRGGEWQRPELLG
- a CDS encoding aldo/keto reductase, which gives rise to MATIPTVTLNDGTDFPELGLGTYNLRGQEGVDAVVAAVGAGYRLLDTAVNYENEREIGEAVRHAPVDRDQLLVTSKIPGRHHGYDEAIDSIRGSLGLLGLDRIDLQLIHWPNPSVGRYVDTWRGMIAARDEGLVTSIGVSNFTEAMLDELIDATGVTPAVNQVELHPYFPQTALRAFHAERGIRTESWSPLARRSELLTEQLVQELAAVYDVTPTQLVLRWHVELGSTPIPKSADPDRQRENADVFGFSLAADHVAALSGLERGRLWDGDPNTHEEM